In Garra rufa chromosome 14, GarRuf1.0, whole genome shotgun sequence, the genomic stretch GCTGTACGGAGCGCAACAGTGACCAACCGCTCTGTAAGGCCATGGTTTAAGAAGTATCTTCCCAAAGCATTTTCCTACTTGaagtgtaattttttatttttttttttaaataaaatactacaagaaaaaataaaaatgattgaaCTGCTGATTTGACTATTTAAAACTGATCACCAAAAAGTAATACAAAGTTGCTGTTTCACTGTGAATTGACAgtttaaatattgaaatattgattACGTTTGATTGAGAAATAGAGAGAaaaatgaatgggatttttacTTCTTGAACCCTATTGTTGCGCTCTGTCGTTTGTGGTGGATCTCTGACTGAATGACTCTGATTGGGCTTCTGAATAATGAGAAGCAAATTCAACATCTCATTGGCTGATCATCTCCATCACTGCTGGTTAAACAGGAGGACACATAGCCAAAGAACTTTGTACAAGCGTTTTTACAACATGGCACGTCAGTGTTGATCAAATCAAATATAAGGAGACTGCAACAGGGATTAGCAAGAGATCACAAGTGCAATGCACTGTATGACATACAAAGTTAAAGCGTTAGGGATAACAGGTCCAACCTTTCTGTGACTAACAGTACAAGAGTTCACTAAACACCATCGATTTCATTTTTCAAAGGCAAGATTGTGATAACCAGGACAGAAGTGTAACATTTACTCTTAATTTTGACCATAAGGTTGACTATAGTACAGACTGAACACTTCAGCAAGATGGGATATAGGACCACTTAGAGTGAGACCTGCTATAAAACGGCCTTTGTGACCTCAGACATGAaggttaaacaaacaaaaaggggcTTAATCACCAGTGTTAGCATACTAGCATCATTAACATATAGTCACAATGTTCGTACATGCATTAATTAGGTAGAAGACCTAGAGAAAATAAATAGAAACCGTGGCACTGTATTTGGTTATTATAAAAAAAGCAatagatgattttttttaaaccataaaCAGAGGGTTTTGGCTGCGGAAGAGGTCAACAGTGATGTTCACTATCCAGTTAAACCGTTTCAAATGTTCATACTGTACAATCAGGGTTGTTCACCACTTTGTGATAAAGAGTCTCAACAGCTATGTTTCCACTCAAAGTTGTGAATTAGACTGGAATATTGCGTAATAAAGTGCGATTCCATTCCATGTGTTCCAGAGAACAAAATAGCCACTTCTTGGGAAACTGGCACAAAGTATCagtaataaaatgataaaaacatgcCATAACTGGAGAAGCCAGTGACTCTTTTTTTCCTACATAATAGGATAATATAACATCTTGCACCTCAGAGAAGGGAGCACAATCATGTGAGTTTCTGGGGGTAATTAAATATCAAATCTTGCTAcatgatctcatgatgaaaacgtacctgtgggaacttttttgcaagacgaaatacaaaatacgtaccaataagtacatatcactgcagtttccaacagaaatgaacactagaggcggtaaaacggTGAGCGCTTGTAATCGTTCTTGTACACGGTTATGATTACAACTCCATAGGTTTCGCTTtccggacgtaacaagcttgctcggtagcacaGCTGGCATGGAAATTAACTAGGGATGCGGAGTCCTTGGGTAAGAATCCCATGAAAAAAATGACTCATTATGAAAGAGCTGAAAGCAGGGTTtctacagatactgtaaaatgaaatttaagcactgcttttttgattttcaaggacttcactTATGTCTTCtgtttcaaattctaaaaaagagaaatagatGCACAGTATTCCTACtgaagtattacaaagtatactacacttttactaaaaCCACAGTTTTAGaattatacttttaaaaacagttataaaaaaaaaatcttcgcgCTATGAAGATCTAATCTAAAGCAccaaagtcaaatgattcacgatccactctctgaagtctcgatctgaataatgattcgcgaaccatctTTTTATTTCgcaaatcgcgaatcatttgacttagattgaaATTTTGCGtaacgcgaatcatttgatttaaaacgggacttcaaatcgcgttaCATTTTAATCTTAATCATTCAATTCGTGAAATGATTCCTGTTCCGATCTGAAACGAATAATTAGCGATCCGTGATCCGATtagtggtttaactgattcagagtttcaaaaagcttGGTTTTAAAATCTTTACAAGTGATGttgaaattcgaaaatgaatggctcttttaatttgatctggtgtttgctagtgaatcacttgaaatgaatgatTGAAGTCCTGAGTTTGAATCAGTCGGAGCGGTTCCAGCATAAACGACTCAATTGATTCgattcatctgttcctcttttagcTGACAtcaactgaaataagcaaaaacgGTATGTATTTTGAACTGCGTGAATTTTACGTGAAAAGATATGTACTTATTGACTAAATTAAACACTtgtttcaataattcaagcacttttcaatattgctattttcaagggttttccaggccttacatttcaaaaagttgaattcaagtactttaagcgccttgtacgaaccctgtgaaagatgagagatcgaaaaacaagctaaaacggcatgcttgcaattgcataTCTATGTCACAtttacttttgttcatactatagtgtaggtttaggtgtagtgcagatgttttttttaaaacatcacggagcatttgagtttcaagtcagaactgcagtggcgCGCAccaaaccaacgtcacataaaatgtaccatatgtacgttgaTCTGACTAACTgtacatttcacatcaaatatgtcacaaaatgtacatggtgctacgtatttcgcgtcttgtgaaaaagttccaacgggtatgtttttgtcatgagatctgGTTGAAATTTTGACAGACTtctacggtgctgtgagtatttaagacatactgctgctgcacaaattgCATAAAATAACCTGTCGCAGATctaaacaggtggagctggggaaggtggagggtttcagaggaattCTGAAAAAGCGCTTTGCAAAATGCCCAAGTTATGCTACCGGCCATTTAAACGTaaggctgcaagctcattggttgcgtacgcaacgtgaaccaatcagcttgtgccaagtcgtataactctgtCAATTACGTTAAAGACCCGTcagcctgcgccatctagagtttcatggcggATCTAGGCATTTTAGATGATTTGCAATGAAATTGGTCCGCTGGCTATTCCAgatttccagtcacatgatctgtTGAGGCACTTGTTAGTTGCGCAACCAGAAATTTATTCGCAACGCATTTCCATTGTAGTCTGTGCATATTTTCTCACTTTATAAGACTTTCTGCACAACTTTTATTCCATTTCCATCTAGTGTTTATGCACTATCCTAAAATTTGCATGAAAATACGTGAATGGAAACATAGCTGATAAGGTCCTCTACACCTACTCGAAGGTCCCAGATTGAAAATCTTTTAGCGACGGCCCTGCATACAGTAAACTTTGGTTACTGGGAAGGTAGCTGCACCTGCTGCAACAATTCACATTGTCCTTTTAGTAGCAACACTGTCTATTCTTGTTTTGTTATCAACTGACCGTCATCCACTTGAGGAGCGTGACGCTAAACAAAGTCAATCACGTTGTTCTTGCCTCAGAAGATTGGTTGCTACTGTATGCAGATATATTTCTTCCACCACGACTTTGAGAGCATTTTCATTTTATCAGCAGTACTGTGGACCTTTCGTTCTCGCCTGGCTCTTCGGTCGGAGTGTCGGAGCCCGACGGAGATGGCGGCGTCAAACACCTCCTTAAGGTTTTTCTGTGTGAGAGAGGAGCATTCTATGTAAGCTACCGCTCCTATTTTGTCCGCCAGGGCACGGGCGTCCTCTTCCAGGACGGGTCGTTCTCGACGCCGTGCTAGGTCGATGAGGACCTTGACGTCTTGCCGTAGGTCGCACTGGGTGCCCACCAGCAGCACGGGTGTGAGGGGACAACGGCGTCGGATTTCCGGCACCCATTTTTCACCGATGTTCTGGAAGGATGCGGGGCTGACGACGCTGAAGCACAGGAGGAGGACGTCAGTCCGCGTGTAGCAGAAGTGACGCAACTTATCGAATTCATCCTgaggcagagagagaaagagaaaagtgCATCATTACTGAAGGTTTCGTAACACATGAAGCCTTGTCAAAAATCATTTGCGGGATTCCAAAttgttatttgaaataataaaaccCTTTAACTAGCTCTCGGGGTGTTTTATAATTCCCTGAAGCAATTAAGTGAAATTATAGGTTGGCGCTTGCAAAGAACATTGCATGTGGAACACGCAGTGCACGCTTTAATCTTTCAGACTCGGCCAAAGTTTTCAACTCTGGCACACCCTGTCCCATTTACGCTGCACAAATGAATTGAAAGTATAAATCTGTTGAGCTTTTGGAAAGCTGGGCCTCTCACAACTTTGAGAACACCAATTAAGCTTGACAGATAAGAAAGCCAAGTTTTCAATGTCTGTGCTACATCTACTTTTCGTTATGAAACGCAAAGAAAAATAGTATTAACAAGTATTTTAAAAATGGAATTCTAAAAATTCTATAGCATTACATAACATTTTATTGAAAAATGAATAGGTCATAAAAGCGgcatacatacaaatatataaataaataaaaaactgtaaaatgtcaaaaatagtttttaaaacaaGTATAAATATTCTGCAAAAaattgtgttataaaaattttatAGCTTTATAGgacattttatttcaaaattaataGGTCATAAAAGCTACATACATactaataaaaattgtaaattgtcaaaaataaccattttatatataatatccatttttatatataataaccattatatatatatatatatatataaatcaaacATAATTATTccaaattgtaattaaaaaaagtataaaaacatatttttaaatgatattataaaaattgtattataaaaattatatagcaaaaattttaaaataataaaagtgctctgtctgtctctctctctctctctctctctctctctctctctctctctatctcatatatatatatacagtacagaccaaaagtttggacacaccaaACTTTTGGTCTGAACTGTAGatatgaaatcaactgaaaaaacttgtgaaaaaatatctttcaggtggtcaaatagcaaatagcaaatagtggagctctgcagccacctactggtaaaagttacttgtagttgtttttttttacttttaaaactggattttccaaaagatgggcaaaaatcttacactaaaccatgtgaaattatccatgttatccccatgaattaaagttagaaatgtgggtcttttataaagtgaattttacataaaaagcagtttttgtataaaaacccatttaaaaaatatttattaatttatatatattaaaaaaatatcactaacccactgaacactgcacaaatgtagagtaaaaactttaataaacagaaaaatatacagtacagaccaaaagtttgaacacaccttctcattcatttgaatgagaaggtgtgtccaaacttttggtctgtactgtatatatatatatataaagtatgtaaactataaaaaaaaagtattttaaaaacgagttaacttaaaaaaaattgtattataaaaatatatatagcattatataacattttatttaaaaatgaataggTCATAAAAGCTACATAAAAATTACAtagtcaaaatatcaaaagtAATTCATTCTTAATTTTTGTAAaatgtgctctctctctctctctctctctctctctctctctctctctctatatatatatatatatatatatatatatatatatatatatatatataaaagtattaaagtattttaaaaatgttagaaCAAAATTGTATTACAAAAATTCTATAGCATTACATAACATTTTATTGAAAAATTAATAGGTCATAAAAGATACATACTAAttaacaaaaatagtaaaatgtcaaatattataaaaagtattataaaattatattgcaaaaatttcacaaataattaaataataataaataattattaaaagtgtaaattattaaaattatttaaaaaacgaaAAGACTACCAATAAAACAATTTAAcatgaattttttgaatgaatgttaaataaaaaaatgcaacagCATTATATACTCATGCTTGATACTGTATAATTTCAGTTTTAACAGTAATATGCTTGAGGCATCAATTACAGTAATCTATAAATTACTGTTAAATAGTCACTGCAGTAGCTAACTGTATGATTTCACAAGATATTATGtaagattttattattatcattaatataattatttctgCCTGGTATTGGCtctatgtatgcatgtatgtgtgtgagtATATTTATACACAGCTTAATCTGGCAattttatacagtatatacagtcaTATCACCCACCCCAACAATTATCACTTAATCATGTcataaaaaaatcacttaatggCACATAGTCGATGACTTACTGGCGCACAGATGTCGCCTGATGGACTTTATCAATATCAAACAATGACTGTTTTCTTTTGTTGACATGGACACCTGCACAACATAATGGAAATGCATCCAAATAGACTGAAAGTAATAGACTTTTGTCATACTAGTCTTTGTTTCTGCACTTTTGTTCTTTCTCTTTGAAATCTGTATGAAAGCCTGCCGTTTTATAACTGGAAAACGGACTTCTTATCTTCCCGTGTTTGCCTGAGCTTGCCTCCGCATGGTTGTGTAAAGGGATTTATAGGTTATGCACTAAGAGGGCAGAGCCATTTATTTGTTAACTCATGTAATGCATGACAAAGGAGTGTCAGTTTCTGAGGTTCAAAGCCTTAAACAAAGGCCTTCAACTAAACAATATAATATTCCAGTGTGGAAATCAGAATGAATGTACAGCCAGAGGCCTTTTCAAATCATTTTCAGTGATATGTGAAGGTAGTTACACAACTGCAGAGTGAAAACAATCAGCGCTGAAAAAGGTTTGGCATCAGAAACATCACTTGGAGGCAAAACTGGTTACACGGTACCCATGTCCAAGCCTGCATGGCTCAGAAAGCGAGAGGGAGATCCAATAACTAAAGTGCCAATAGCTTGAGGATTGTTCTTTTCGCTCTCTTTATGATTTCCTCACAGTGTGGCGTCTCCGCAGAGCTCTTCTAATTGCTACGATTTTGTTGTGCAATCAGTCTGTCTTCCAATTTCCAAATCCTCGTTCCAGAGAGTGACAGAAATGCCAGCTCCAAACAAAAAGATCTAATCTGATCTACTGTTCTTCTTTGGGGTTGATTCGAAATGCATAAAAATCAACGTTATGCAATGAGCATTGAATAGTTGAGCTATGAGACTGGGCTAGAGGTGGTGCAGTGGGGTTTTTACCTGTCCTGCGGTGTCACAAAGCTGCAGTCTCACTGGTTGTCCATCCACTTGTACGaccgctgaaaaaaaaaaaaaaaagagggaaaGGATGAGTCATTTTACTGCCAACACACACACCTGTTTCCATTTAGTCACCTGACACTGTGAACAACTTCATTGGACTTTACAGACTTAAATTACCAATTTAAGCCTTTATAAAGaggttttaagatttttaaaagttttttttttaagagtttattttaatatttgattaCAGAGCTAAGATATCCACTTTCccttatatgtatatgtaaatggATAATAAACTTTCTCCAAATAAATgaagtaaacacacacatacacatgaatgaatgaattcattcacacatacacatacacatatacatacatataaactCTTATACAATCCCTTTATCCAACTGTCaacaaaattttatatatatatatatatatatatatataaaataataaaattcaaaAAAGTCTGTTATAAAATAAATAGTCTTGTAATTACAGTAATAATCAATAACAGCAACAACATTATTCTTATTTTCAAAcatattgttttgtaaaaaaatctttacttttatttttcttattattttttactttcagTGTGTAATTAAACATATTGGTGTGCAATGAATTGCCAACAAagtatctaataataataataataataataataataataataataataataataaaacgtaattaaaataactatattattattataattattattataattattaatataattattaataataataatgtaaataataataataataataatgtaaataataataataataataataataataataataactattatacaAATAaccatcattattattactattattatcatttttatttattattattttataaccatataaacattgtttttttttttcaaataacagTCTGaaatgaaatattacaataacaaaggctctttaataataataataatcataataataacaatgataacaaatataaaaaatattaatgataataataataattttttatattattgtaataaaataaaaatattttattatcatcattaatgaatgtaaattattattattattattattattaaaaagtaaataaaaactattatataaatgaccattattattattattattattattattattattaaaaagtaaataaaaactattatataaatgaccattattattattattattattattattacattttcaaaCAACAGTCTGTAATGTAATAATCTTACTATACCAACGGCTctttaagaataataataataataataataataataataataataataataataataataacaacaaatactTATGAtccttattttataataataaattataataatatattttttatattagtgtaataaaataatcctagtatcttttattattatcattaataataaatgtaaattattattattattattattattattattattgttaataaaagtcaataataataataataataataataactactattatacaaactttattattattattttataaccatatattattttataaccattattattattttcattccaAATAACAGTCTGTTATGTAATATTACAAAAACATATTCATTTTAACAATAATACCAATGATAACAACTATTCTTATTATCATGATTTTATAATAatgatattatattttatttttatatttttgttataaaaatataaattcgtattattactaataaaagtaaataaaaatggttatataaacaaccattattattattactattattattattatatttttaaataacattctgtaatgtaataatattacaatagcaAAGgccctttaataataataacaataacaaatatttgtattcatataatatctttattttataataataatattgttataattaatatattattatcactAATAATGAACAGATTAAAAAAACTAACTAATAATaaaggttaataataataataataataaaatcatcatcattattattagtagGAGTATTATTTAATACACTCCTATGAACATATTATAGATCAACAGCCCAGATATAATTTGGATTAGTGCAGCTCATTAACACCTCAGCATTTCACGCTTGGCATGTTTGAAGTATTGTGCATGCTGTTAAACCCTATGAGAAAGTTTGTTCCAACACGCCACAGTAAAGTGATCTCATGAAACACAGTAACACTGAGGCCCTGGTGATGGTTTGTCACTTCAAAGTGCTCTGCTCGCCAAGCGTCCATTGTGTAATTGTCTCCAAATCCCCGTCATATGATCTGCCTTTAATTCAGCCCCTTCCCCCCCTCAAAGTGGCACCTGTTGAATTGCGTAACTGCTCTCAAATCAGTGCCGACATTTCTGATCTGCGTCCAGAAGAGAGTGAGTGTGACATCACCACAGGCTTCAGCACACAATATCTGCTTACAGATTCAAACAAGTGGACCCAACGGATTTTAGGGGCCAGACTTTCAGGTCAGCCATTCTTACACAAGGGCTTTCTAATTACAAAGACATGCTTGTGGGAGCTGACCACTGACTGGCTCTTGTTTGAGGTCCATTGAGAAATTATGAAACCCTTCTTTGATTGAAAATTGTTATAGTACTACAAAATGAGATTAAGCCCTGCTTTAGATTCCATTAAAAATGCATTAGGCCTGTACTAAAAATGCACGGCCCAAGTTTGCACAATTGCATCTCTACATTTTGTCAACACAAAACCAAACCACTAATCAAATTCTGTCTTGAATTTCATTCTCAAACATTTATTGTGTCCATGTTTATGCCTTTTATGAGGTATCAAGCTTTATTTGAGTTTATCTGTGGTTTTTAGAGTCAGAAAATGTTCACATTAAAGTTAAAACGCCTGACATATTAGTGATGAACTGCATTTGTGGTTTCTCTGCTAGAACACCTGTGTGAACTTGTGGAGAACTGACCTTACATAtccaccctggtgaaaaaaaaaaccagctaaaaccagcctaggctggttggctggttttagctggtcaaccagcctggtttaagctggttatagctggtcagcaggctggttttagaggggttttggccacagtcttagctggtcaggctgggaaaccaccagtaaaaccagcctgggagaccagctaaaaccagctacttccatcttaaaccagctaagaccaagccaaccagcctaggctggttttagctgtgttttttttttttttttcagcagggcactgAAATCACTTTAAAATTAAGCTAAAAGCTTTAAAGTCCACAAGTTTATGCAAAAAAGGTAAAAGTTGTTTCTGTGAAAATCTCGCTAACGCACCATTACGAATTCCAAGACTCACCTGAGAAGTCGTCAAACGCTGTCGGGACGTATTTAGTTGGATATCCATTGGTTGTGTAGCTGACAATGAGGCTGGTTTTCCCCACAGCTCCGTCCCCGAGAAACACGCACTTCAGCAGGCGCCCCTGGCAGTCCGAAGGCCGGGGGGATCTGGGTTTGTGTGGCGGCACCGGAGGCGCCATCAGGTTACTGTAATCCATAACGCGCTGCTCGACCGGACCGCAGGTGGATCGCACACTCCTGATGGAGTGACCCAGGAAAAAACCATCAATAAGAGCACTCTATAAACGACTGAGCACT encodes the following:
- the rhoub gene encoding ras homolog family member Ub isoform X1, encoding MDYSNLMAPPVPPHKPRSPRPSDCQGRLLKCVFLGDGAVGKTSLIVSYTTNGYPTKYVPTAFDDFSAVVQVDGQPVRLQLCDTAGQDEFDKLRHFCYTRTDVLLLCFSVVSPASFQNIGEKWVPEIRRRCPLTPVLLVGTQCDLRQDVKVLIDLARRRERPVLEEDARALADKIGAVAYIECSSLTQKNLKEVFDAAISVGLRHSDRRARRERKVHSTADKMKMLSKSWWKKYICIQ